The following proteins come from a genomic window of Miscanthus floridulus cultivar M001 chromosome 2, ASM1932011v1, whole genome shotgun sequence:
- the LOC136517282 gene encoding small ribosomal subunit protein uS9c-like, which yields MALSVSSLAAALSHLSLPSTSTYKPHPAPLLRLRSTSCRAASLALRASAAEAAEPSEADLPAEEVVAVEEEAEEDALSGIALRKYVKQRLPGGFAAQRITATGRRKTAIARVVLQEGTGKVFINFRDAKEYLQGNPMWMEYCKVPLMTLGFENNYDVFVKVHGGGLSGQAQAICLGVARALLKISNANRVPLKSEGLLTRDTRIVERKKAGLKKARKRPQFSKR from the exons ATGGCGCTCTCCGTCTCCTCCCTCGCCGCCGCCCTCTCCCACCTCTCCCTCCCATCGACCTCCACCTACAAGCCCCACCCGGCCCCGCTTCTGCGACTGCGCTCCACCTCCTGCCGCGCCGCCAGTCTCGCGCTCCGCGCCTCCGCGGCCGAGGCCGCGGAGCCGTCCGAGGCGGACCTGCCCGCGGAGGAGGTGGTGGCCgtcgaggaggaggcggaggaggatgcgCTGTCGGGAATCGCGCTGCGGAAGTATGTGAAGCAGCGGCTGCCGGGCGGGTTCGCGGCGCAGCGGATCACCGCCACGGGCCGCCGCAAGACGGCCATCGCCCGCGTCGTGCTCCAGGAGGGCACCGGCAAGGTCTTCATCAACTTCCGCGACGCTAAG GAGTATCTGCAGGGAAATCCAATGTGGATGGAGTACTGCAAGGTACCCTTGATGACTCTAGGGTTTGAGAACAACTATGATGTCTTTGTGAAAGTACATGGGGGTGGTCTCTCAGGCCAGGCCCAGGCAATTTGCCTTGGCGTTGCCCGTGCGTTGTTGAAGATCAGCAATGCTAACAGAGTTCCTCTGAAGTCAGAAGGTTTGCTGACAAGGGACACCCGTATTGTTGAAAGGAAGAAGGCTGGTCTCAAGAAGGCACGCAAGCGGCCCCAGTTCTCAAAGCGTTGA